In the Solibacillus sp. FSL K6-1523 genome, one interval contains:
- the metG gene encoding methionine--tRNA ligase, whose protein sequence is MAVLIGGAWPYANGSLHLGHISSLLPGDILARYYRLKGEEVLYVSGSDCNGTPISIRANQENTTVTAIANRYHKEFVETFHRLGFTYDFYTRTDEEHHHRSVKSIFLQLLNNGHLYKKKLEQAYCAIDQQFLPDRFVEGICPNCGAKARGDQCDQCSKILDPLDLLDKRCKICGNEPEIKETEHFYFAFSQFQKQLEVYVEQAVQGKRWRENAIHLTQRYLQEGLPDRAVTRDLPNGIDVPVPGFEGKKIYVWIEAVAGYYTASIEWGKLHQQDITKWWNEQTKAYYVHGKDNIPFHSVIWPAILMGIESKGLPTNIVSNEYLTLEKRKISTSLNWAVWAPYMLENYHPDSLRYFLTVNAPESRDADFSWREFIYSHNGELLGAFANFVNRNLKFIEKSFASQVPQVTINATMEKLVRQQYELVGEYIEQGNSKPALESIFELIRASNRYFDEEKPWLTVNEKPVQCAETLATCVFVIQNLAQLLQPFLPFACEEIQKMLGISLNSWSIKTTLPQAISNIQPLYERIDVKRIDEELLRMQENEK, encoded by the coding sequence ATGGCAGTATTAATCGGAGGCGCGTGGCCTTACGCAAATGGCTCGTTACATTTAGGGCATATTTCATCGTTATTACCAGGGGATATTTTAGCAAGATATTATCGTTTGAAAGGGGAAGAGGTGTTATATGTTTCCGGTAGTGATTGTAATGGAACGCCGATTTCCATTCGAGCAAATCAAGAAAATACAACGGTAACAGCGATTGCTAATCGTTACCACAAAGAGTTTGTTGAAACATTCCACCGACTTGGTTTTACATATGATTTTTATACGCGGACAGATGAAGAACATCACCATAGATCCGTAAAAAGTATTTTCCTACAACTATTAAACAACGGGCACTTATATAAAAAGAAACTCGAACAAGCATATTGTGCGATTGATCAGCAGTTTTTACCGGATCGTTTTGTTGAAGGAATTTGTCCAAATTGTGGGGCAAAAGCGCGCGGGGATCAATGTGATCAATGTTCGAAAATTTTAGATCCATTAGACTTGCTAGATAAACGTTGCAAAATATGTGGAAATGAACCAGAAATAAAAGAAACAGAACATTTTTATTTTGCATTTAGTCAATTTCAAAAACAATTAGAAGTATACGTTGAGCAAGCGGTGCAAGGAAAAAGATGGCGTGAAAATGCAATTCATTTAACGCAACGCTATTTACAAGAAGGGTTGCCTGACCGCGCTGTTACGAGAGATTTACCGAATGGCATTGATGTACCCGTTCCTGGATTTGAAGGGAAGAAGATTTATGTGTGGATTGAAGCGGTTGCTGGGTATTATACGGCGAGCATCGAGTGGGGGAAGCTGCATCAACAAGACATTACGAAATGGTGGAACGAGCAAACGAAGGCCTATTATGTACATGGCAAAGATAATATCCCGTTCCATAGTGTTATTTGGCCAGCTATTTTAATGGGCATCGAAAGCAAAGGCTTGCCGACAAATATTGTATCGAATGAATATTTAACGCTTGAGAAGCGAAAAATTTCAACTAGTTTAAATTGGGCAGTTTGGGCACCGTATATGTTAGAAAATTACCATCCGGATTCATTGCGCTACTTTTTAACAGTAAATGCGCCAGAAAGTCGAGATGCCGATTTTTCATGGAGAGAATTTATTTATAGTCATAATGGCGAACTTTTAGGGGCATTTGCGAATTTTGTGAATCGTAATTTGAAATTTATTGAAAAATCATTTGCAAGTCAAGTTCCTCAAGTTACGATAAATGCCACAATGGAAAAGCTTGTCAGGCAACAATATGAGCTTGTAGGTGAATACATTGAACAAGGGAATAGTAAGCCAGCGTTAGAATCGATTTTTGAATTGATCCGCGCTTCTAATCGTTATTTTGATGAGGAAAAGCCATGGCTAACAGTCAATGAAAAGCCTGTTCAATGTGCAGAAACGCTTGCAACATGTGTTTTTGTCATTCAAAATTTAGCACAATTATTGCAACCATTTTTACCATTTGCCTGCGAGGAAATTCAAAAGATGTTGGGTATTTCACTGAATTCATGGTCTATAAAAACGACATTACCACAAGCAATCAGCAACATTCAGCCACTTTATGAGCGCATTGATGTGAAGCGAATTGATGAAGAACTATTGAGAATGCAGGAAAATGAGAAGTAA
- a CDS encoding PadR family transcriptional regulator, with translation MSVKYGILTLLFIEKNHGYELKLELESLLGVKGRVNPGQIYTTLDRLVRDQLVLSVGIDDQERKLYKITTEGKKELENWLLEPVPYHSTKEDFHFKWSCARKSDFEQEKKMLDQQKAMIMKDVMELTKFKMEFLLQGDENRYLLITGTLLHLEADLNWINQIEKRNSP, from the coding sequence ATGTCGGTTAAGTACGGAATATTAACACTGCTATTTATAGAAAAAAATCATGGGTATGAATTAAAACTAGAGCTAGAATCTCTTCTGGGGGTTAAAGGGAGAGTTAATCCTGGTCAAATTTATACGACACTGGACCGTCTAGTACGTGATCAACTGGTCTTATCTGTAGGAATTGACGACCAAGAAAGAAAACTTTATAAAATCACTACGGAAGGTAAAAAAGAGTTGGAAAATTGGTTACTGGAACCTGTACCCTATCATTCTACTAAAGAAGACTTTCATTTTAAATGGAGCTGTGCTCGTAAGAGTGATTTCGAACAAGAAAAGAAAATGCTTGATCAACAAAAAGCGATGATAATGAAAGATGTCATGGAATTGACTAAATTTAAAATGGAATTTCTTCTTCAAGGTGACGAGAATAGGTATTTATTAATCACTGGTACCCTCTTGCATTTAGAAGCAGATTTAAACTGGATAAATCAAATTGAAAAGCGAAATAGCCCATAA
- a CDS encoding YbfB/YjiJ family MFS transporter, whose translation MKVILGGVLLLAVAMGIGRFSYTPLLPFMQAELHLSNSTAGFIALSNYLGYFVGSLLCTFVVFKNKRFALIAMILISMLSLLVLGMMENIWLIFIARFVSGITSAVIFIFTTQMILTYIQTIQKNHFTGYLYSGVGVGIVGSSILILLFSSHLHTGGLWVLLAVMSFVIGIIGLYLIRAIPIMPVQPRTKGKNTVILYWLYFAYFLEGLGYIITGTFIVNVANSTPTIQFDSSLIWLIVGVAAIPSCMLFIQLAENFGYASMLTLALVLQAIGIALPALSITNWSFFLSAFLFGFTFMGITALTNAIVKQINVSAIGILTALYALGQIIGPAIAGFLLDRLHFSAAFIFASVAVLIASLLVVIYSIFERKWILHA comes from the coding sequence ATGAAGGTTATTTTGGGAGGCGTACTTTTATTAGCGGTAGCAATGGGGATTGGGAGGTTTTCGTATACACCTCTCTTACCATTTATGCAAGCTGAATTACATTTATCGAATAGTACAGCAGGTTTTATAGCGTTAAGTAATTACTTAGGTTATTTTGTTGGCTCTCTACTTTGTACATTTGTTGTATTTAAAAATAAGCGATTCGCATTAATAGCGATGATTTTGATTAGTATGCTTTCACTATTAGTTTTAGGAATGATGGAAAATATATGGTTGATTTTTATAGCACGATTTGTATCTGGTATAACAAGTGCCGTTATCTTTATTTTCACAACACAAATGATATTAACTTACATACAAACGATTCAAAAAAATCATTTTACTGGTTATTTATATAGTGGGGTCGGTGTTGGTATTGTCGGGTCAAGTATATTAATCCTGTTATTTTCGTCACATTTACATACGGGAGGACTATGGGTCTTGCTTGCGGTTATGAGTTTCGTTATAGGGATCATTGGACTTTACCTGATTCGAGCCATTCCGATTATGCCAGTACAGCCAAGAACTAAAGGTAAAAATACAGTCATTCTGTATTGGCTCTATTTTGCTTATTTCCTAGAGGGGCTAGGCTATATTATTACAGGTACTTTTATTGTGAATGTTGCTAATAGTACACCAACTATACAATTCGATAGTTCGCTTATTTGGCTCATTGTAGGGGTTGCAGCCATTCCGTCCTGTATGCTATTCATTCAATTAGCTGAAAATTTTGGTTATGCAAGTATGTTAACTTTAGCCCTTGTATTACAAGCAATTGGAATTGCCTTGCCTGCCCTTAGTATAACGAATTGGAGTTTCTTTTTAAGCGCTTTTTTATTTGGCTTTACATTTATGGGTATTACGGCTTTGACCAATGCCATTGTCAAACAAATAAATGTATCCGCAATTGGCATATTAACTGCATTATATGCATTAGGACAAATTATAGGACCTGCGATTGCAGGCTTTCTATTAGATAGATTACATTTTAGTGCCGCTTTTATATTTGCGAGTGTTGCAGTGCTAATAGCGAGTCTATTGGTTGTTATCTATTCAATCTTTGAAAGGAAGTGGATTTTACATGCTTAA
- a CDS encoding DNA/RNA non-specific endonuclease, translating to MKKKINYLIFLLTTIFIVGCTNVEDATVTDKETDSQKVETIATVVDEPVVEKTPTQSKNDKFSGYKIIEVDGGNLSGYRESNVVVDIGYGDREYWAFTNEYGQLVRVIADEIILQDDRNEPVLSTGRYYSDEAKIPGVESEFLDEGHVIADSLGGVSNAYNITPQNSTLNRHGDQAYMEDAIRKAGGATNFEAIIKYPNTETQIPSSYQYTYTIKGKVVTDSFDNVNPDEVNKSLGLTGNNKSESKLTSSSTNEGDLSSVDTNGNGQVTIAEAKAAGYSMPITREHWLYKFMDDRDNDGMVGE from the coding sequence ATGAAAAAGAAAATAAACTATTTAATCTTCCTATTAACAACAATCTTTATTGTTGGTTGTACTAACGTAGAAGATGCAACCGTTACAGATAAAGAAACAGATTCACAAAAAGTAGAAACGATCGCTACGGTTGTTGATGAGCCAGTAGTAGAGAAAACACCAACCCAATCAAAAAATGACAAGTTCTCAGGATACAAAATAATTGAAGTTGATGGTGGTAATTTGTCTGGATATCGTGAATCTAACGTCGTCGTTGACATTGGTTACGGAGACCGTGAATATTGGGCATTTACGAATGAATACGGGCAACTAGTACGTGTCATTGCTGACGAAATTATTCTACAAGATGACCGTAACGAACCTGTATTATCGACTGGCAGATACTATTCTGATGAGGCAAAGATACCTGGCGTCGAAAGTGAATTTTTAGATGAAGGACATGTAATTGCTGATTCTCTTGGAGGGGTATCGAATGCTTATAATATTACCCCACAAAATAGTACGCTTAACCGACATGGTGATCAAGCCTACATGGAAGACGCGATCCGTAAAGCAGGTGGAGCTACTAATTTTGAAGCAATTATCAAATATCCGAATACGGAAACCCAGATTCCTTCAAGTTATCAGTATACTTATACAATAAAGGGAAAAGTCGTTACGGATTCATTTGACAATGTGAACCCTGATGAAGTAAACAAATCTCTTGGACTAACTGGAAATAATAAGTCTGAGTCCAAATTAACAAGTTCTTCAACAAATGAAGGTGACCTTTCTAGTGTTGATACAAATGGAAATGGACAAGTGACAATCGCAGAAGCAAAAGCAGCTGGTTATAGCATGCCAATAACGCGCGAACACTGGTTGTATAAATTCATGGATGATCGCGATAACGACGGTATGGTAGGTGAATAA
- a CDS encoding transglutaminase domain-containing protein, with the protein MSDFLFFTIIFLVVLLLTLLCLRAFFVQWHIRKAIGKGLKINKQPLQIMSGYSESEHLIYNQVEDYAKAKTGYLRVFRSRYKLDRQIHRELNRKTKNAMTRFFSWLLVTIKFALSFVLVVASLLFGSIVRDEWQAADLCLPTLDPNLTIARDIDPRKSIDELLAVFSDNPKRLQTFNYADSNDLIEPVYPTYQLPEVVNSAETLGQAMSFYMGNFKSEFTVNVDTRQHDMKKIMEEAYTWMDKNEPYLYRTTTEIQSTYYDYGSYAEVHFTMNYDLTAEQHAQMHGKVKQLVEEMPPNLSDVEKVKYVNDYIVSQTVYELDSKASPYTPYSVLMNGEGVCQGYALAVLLLFDEMGMEAQYVTGDAIPVGGHAWNLVKVDGEWYHLDTTWNDPIPDQGKNIRYDYFLLADETLARDHVWAFDEYPKTADVDYY; encoded by the coding sequence TTGAGTGACTTTCTTTTTTTTACAATTATATTTCTAGTTGTACTTTTACTAACATTACTGTGTCTCCGTGCTTTTTTTGTGCAATGGCACATTCGAAAAGCTATTGGCAAAGGGCTTAAAATAAATAAACAACCATTACAAATAATGAGTGGTTATTCAGAAAGTGAACATCTAATTTATAATCAAGTGGAAGACTACGCCAAGGCGAAAACGGGCTATTTGCGTGTTTTTAGATCGCGGTACAAGCTAGATAGGCAAATACATCGCGAATTAAATCGTAAAACAAAAAATGCAATGACGCGCTTTTTTTCATGGCTGCTTGTGACAATTAAATTTGCTCTGTCGTTTGTATTAGTAGTTGCGAGCTTGCTATTTGGCTCGATTGTACGAGATGAATGGCAGGCGGCAGATTTATGCTTACCAACTTTAGATCCGAATTTAACGATTGCGCGGGACATTGATCCACGGAAAAGTATCGATGAGCTATTGGCTGTTTTTTCAGATAACCCAAAGCGGTTACAAACGTTTAATTATGCCGATTCGAATGATTTAATCGAACCAGTTTATCCAACGTATCAATTGCCAGAAGTCGTAAATTCGGCTGAAACATTAGGGCAAGCCATGTCTTTTTATATGGGGAATTTTAAAAGTGAATTTACTGTAAATGTAGATACAAGACAGCATGATATGAAGAAAATAATGGAAGAAGCCTATACGTGGATGGACAAAAATGAGCCGTATCTTTACCGCACAACGACAGAAATTCAATCAACTTACTATGATTATGGAAGCTATGCCGAAGTTCATTTTACGATGAATTATGATTTAACTGCCGAGCAGCATGCGCAAATGCACGGCAAGGTAAAGCAGCTTGTTGAGGAGATGCCGCCAAACTTATCCGATGTTGAAAAGGTGAAATATGTAAATGATTATATCGTTTCGCAAACGGTATATGAGCTAGATAGCAAAGCAAGTCCGTATACACCCTATTCTGTTTTAATGAACGGGGAAGGGGTTTGTCAAGGCTATGCATTAGCAGTGCTTCTATTGTTTGATGAAATGGGTATGGAAGCACAGTATGTTACGGGTGATGCGATTCCAGTTGGTGGACATGCGTGGAATTTAGTAAAGGTGGACGGGGAATGGTATCATTTGGATACGACATGGAATGACCCAATACCGGATCAAGGAAAAAATATTCGTTATGACTATTTTTTACTTGCAGATGAAACGTTGGCACGGGACCATGTGTGGGCGTTTGACGAATATCCTAAGACGGCAGATGTGGATTACTATTAA
- a CDS encoding Fe-S oxidoreductase, with protein sequence MRKYWIFLLLFVLAGCSSSKSDGATQFTEQQAVPFEIVHYEAKIAPVYESLVPYISYAETEGQLKELQGRFQLENINVDMDNYMAVFLVTYSDSCGIAADGVYNDAGKLAVQLMAVQGKECKNEGMPHTFVLQVPKGEYEKVQLYNGNIIKSSTEVIN encoded by the coding sequence ATGAGGAAATATTGGATATTCCTTCTTTTATTCGTGTTAGCAGGTTGCAGTAGTAGTAAGAGCGACGGGGCAACGCAATTTACAGAACAGCAGGCGGTGCCATTTGAAATTGTTCATTACGAAGCAAAAATTGCACCAGTTTATGAGTCACTTGTCCCATATATTTCATATGCCGAAACAGAAGGGCAGTTAAAAGAGTTACAAGGGCGCTTTCAATTAGAGAATATAAATGTGGATATGGACAATTATATGGCGGTATTTCTTGTGACTTACTCGGATAGCTGTGGTATTGCGGCGGATGGTGTTTACAATGATGCTGGAAAATTAGCCGTTCAGCTTATGGCTGTGCAGGGGAAAGAATGTAAAAATGAAGGCATGCCACACACATTTGTGCTACAAGTACCAAAGGGAGAATATGAAAAAGTACAATTGTATAATGGCAATATTATTAAATCATCTACTGAGGTAATCAATTAG
- the proC gene encoding pyrroline-5-carboxylate reductase: protein MQKIIFIGAGSMAEALIQGWVENKVVNPAAIFVSNRSNNDRLQQLVTDYGVKQLTAYDEMVDADLIILAMKPKDAKEAMNKIQPFISSNTAILSILAGISIETIEQHLGQRAIARVMPNTSATIGMSASGIAFNSLVSNVQRALYRQLLEAVGIVIEVEEDKLHAVTALSGSGPAYLYYLLEAFERVGSEFGLTKEIVRQLMVQTIAGSAEMMKTGKDEPEVLRRKVTSPGGTTEAGIRALEAMQFNEAIANCIRSAETRSRELARGE from the coding sequence ATGCAAAAAATTATTTTTATTGGTGCAGGCTCAATGGCTGAAGCACTCATACAAGGTTGGGTTGAAAATAAAGTCGTCAATCCGGCCGCTATTTTTGTATCAAATCGCTCTAATAACGATCGACTACAGCAGCTCGTAACAGACTATGGTGTTAAGCAATTAACAGCGTATGACGAAATGGTAGATGCAGATTTAATTATTTTAGCGATGAAACCGAAAGACGCGAAAGAAGCCATGAACAAAATCCAACCTTTTATTAGTTCGAATACTGCCATTCTTTCCATATTAGCTGGAATTAGTATCGAAACGATTGAACAGCATCTTGGACAACGCGCCATTGCACGCGTCATGCCGAATACTTCTGCCACAATCGGGATGTCCGCATCAGGTATTGCATTCAATTCGCTCGTTTCAAATGTTCAGCGTGCTTTATACCGTCAATTGTTAGAAGCGGTTGGCATTGTAATTGAGGTTGAAGAAGATAAATTACATGCCGTTACCGCGCTTTCAGGAAGCGGGCCTGCCTATTTATACTATTTATTAGAAGCATTTGAACGGGTTGGTTCTGAGTTTGGACTTACAAAAGAAATTGTCCGCCAATTAATGGTGCAAACCATTGCCGGTTCCGCAGAAATGATGAAAACGGGCAAGGATGAACCCGAAGTTTTAAGACGCAAAGTAACAAGTCCAGGCGGTACAACTGAAGCCGGCATTCGCGCGTTGGAAGCAATGCAGTTTAACGAAGCCATTGCCAATTGTATACGCAGTGCAGAGACAAGGTCACGGGAGCTTGCGCGCGGGGAATGA
- a CDS encoding LysR family transcriptional regulator, with amino-acid sequence MDIEALKAFRYIVELGTISQAAEKLNYSQSNVTTKLAKLEDQLQTKLLHRHNRGCEVTAKGKDLYEHALQIFIMMEKAENAMQDDQSPKGTLQIGSIETTAAIYLPKVLMDYHDNYPNVLLNVRTQPTAMLIEQVLQYQLDGAFISGPLEHSLLGKQLVVNEELVFIFARGKDPVLENTTILVFRSGCTYRFQMEKYFREHHIKTYQVMEMGSLEAILGCVQAGLGVTLLPKSVFERYSRYFDLDLKETAEHYKKVPTEFIYRKDNPSVALRYFVNSLAVMNAKFVSP; translated from the coding sequence ATGGATATTGAGGCATTAAAAGCATTCCGCTATATCGTAGAACTCGGGACTATTTCACAAGCAGCAGAGAAACTAAATTATTCCCAATCAAACGTGACAACGAAACTAGCAAAACTCGAAGATCAGCTTCAGACGAAATTATTACATCGTCATAATAGAGGTTGTGAAGTAACAGCAAAAGGAAAAGATTTATACGAGCATGCACTCCAAATCTTTATAATGATGGAAAAAGCAGAAAATGCAATGCAAGACGATCAGTCGCCAAAAGGTACCTTACAAATCGGTTCGATTGAAACTACAGCTGCGATCTATTTACCTAAAGTCTTAATGGATTATCATGATAATTATCCAAACGTGTTATTAAATGTACGGACACAACCAACAGCTATGTTAATAGAGCAAGTGCTACAGTATCAACTAGATGGAGCTTTTATTTCTGGACCATTAGAGCATAGTTTACTTGGTAAGCAATTGGTTGTGAATGAGGAACTTGTTTTCATTTTTGCACGGGGGAAAGATCCTGTGTTAGAGAATACAACCATTTTAGTTTTTCGTTCTGGATGTACATACCGATTTCAAATGGAGAAATACTTCCGTGAACACCATATTAAAACGTATCAAGTGATGGAAATGGGATCGCTTGAAGCCATTCTAGGCTGTGTACAAGCAGGGCTAGGGGTAACGTTATTACCAAAATCAGTCTTTGAACGATATTCACGCTATTTTGATTTAGACTTGAAAGAAACTGCCGAACATTATAAAAAAGTTCCTACAGAGTTTATTTATAGAAAAGATAATCCATCTGTTGCATTACGTTATTTTGTAAACAGTCTAGCAGTAATGAATGCAAAATTTGTGTCTCCCTAA
- a CDS encoding NAD(P)H-dependent flavin oxidoreductase: MLNELKYPIIQAPMAGGVSTVKLALAVSHNGGLGFLAAGYKTPEVIEQEILECDAAALPFGVNLFVPQNDTMNEALYLYQHRLEEDFQKKLTIQEPHDDFWAEKLELVMKYKVPYVSFTFGCPSKEIIERLKRIGSHVIVTVTNLSEAKIAVNNGADAICLQGMEAGGHRATFQNADEASYVSLLNLIYTIRKEIRIPTIAAGGMMNGKDIHLALCAGADAVQLGTAFLCTDESGANPIYKQALQSDQFSETALTRAFTGRLARGLKNDFMSTYESSAPAIYPAVHTLTQPIRAKALKDQNPHAMSLWASTRFKEIKQGTVKDVFEQLTKELILCQS, from the coding sequence ATGCTTAACGAATTAAAATATCCGATCATTCAAGCGCCGATGGCAGGGGGAGTATCTACTGTTAAGTTAGCACTTGCAGTATCACATAATGGCGGACTAGGTTTTTTGGCAGCCGGCTATAAAACCCCAGAAGTAATCGAGCAAGAGATTTTAGAATGTGATGCAGCGGCTTTACCATTTGGTGTTAACTTGTTTGTACCGCAAAACGATACCATGAATGAGGCTTTATATTTATATCAACATCGCCTTGAAGAAGACTTTCAAAAAAAATTGACGATTCAAGAACCGCATGATGATTTTTGGGCGGAAAAGCTTGAGTTAGTAATGAAATATAAAGTACCTTATGTTTCTTTTACATTCGGTTGTCCATCGAAAGAAATAATTGAGCGATTAAAGAGGATTGGTAGTCACGTCATTGTTACAGTGACGAATTTGTCAGAGGCTAAAATTGCAGTAAATAATGGGGCCGATGCGATTTGTTTACAGGGTATGGAAGCTGGTGGACATCGTGCAACATTTCAAAATGCGGATGAAGCTTCTTATGTATCATTGCTTAATTTAATCTATACCATTCGTAAGGAAATCCGAATTCCTACTATAGCTGCTGGTGGAATGATGAATGGAAAGGATATTCATCTCGCGTTATGTGCGGGAGCTGACGCTGTACAACTTGGGACAGCTTTTCTCTGTACGGATGAAAGTGGAGCTAACCCAATCTATAAACAAGCCCTTCAATCGGATCAATTTTCCGAAACAGCCCTTACACGAGCATTTACAGGTCGACTTGCGCGTGGATTAAAAAATGATTTTATGTCTACGTATGAAAGTTCTGCACCAGCAATTTATCCTGCTGTCCATACATTAACGCAGCCCATTCGTGCAAAAGCATTAAAAGATCAAAATCCTCATGCCATGTCACTTTGGGCAAGTACACGCTTTAAAGAGATTAAACAAGGGACAGTAAAGGACGTATTCGAACAACTAACAAAGGAATTAATTTTATGTCAATCTTAA
- a CDS encoding MBL fold metallo-hydrolase encodes MDIFKIVIPTPFPVGDVNAFLVKGDALTLFDVGPKTEEAYEALKWGIRSAGYDMKDIEQVVLTHHHPDHAGWVDAFSHAEILGHAYIDHWMKKTPEFLQYHETFYARQLREGGVPENYIQKVLKVKGEIELFGSIPLTGYLKEGDEVPGHKGLMVYETLGHGQSHLIFLEEGTRECIGGDLLLERTSSNPLIEPPVDLSMERPKSLLQYNASLQRLKALNVSKLYTGHGGEITEIGDLVDDRLERQKQRALKVYDLLVKPQTNFELTAQLFERLYHQQLGLTLSETLGQLDYLIDNEMIEANMRDGVIYYSRL; translated from the coding sequence ATGGACATTTTTAAAATAGTAATACCAACACCATTTCCAGTAGGGGATGTGAATGCTTTTTTAGTAAAAGGGGATGCACTCACGTTATTTGATGTTGGTCCTAAAACCGAGGAAGCTTACGAAGCACTGAAATGGGGAATTCGAAGTGCGGGTTATGATATGAAGGATATTGAGCAGGTTGTATTAACCCATCATCACCCTGATCATGCGGGCTGGGTTGATGCTTTTAGTCATGCTGAAATACTAGGACATGCCTATATTGACCATTGGATGAAAAAAACACCTGAATTTCTTCAGTATCATGAAACATTTTATGCGAGACAATTAAGAGAAGGCGGCGTGCCAGAAAACTATATTCAAAAAGTTTTAAAAGTAAAAGGTGAAATTGAACTTTTTGGTTCCATTCCTTTAACGGGGTATTTAAAAGAAGGGGATGAAGTACCGGGTCACAAAGGGCTAATGGTTTATGAAACGCTTGGACATGGGCAAAGTCACCTCATTTTTTTAGAGGAAGGAACGAGAGAATGTATCGGTGGCGATTTATTACTTGAACGTACATCATCGAATCCGTTAATTGAACCGCCTGTTGATTTATCAATGGAACGACCGAAATCGTTATTACAATATAATGCTTCACTTCAAAGATTGAAGGCGTTAAATGTTTCGAAATTGTATACAGGTCATGGTGGGGAAATTACTGAAATAGGGGATTTAGTAGATGATCGCTTGGAACGCCAAAAGCAACGTGCATTAAAAGTATATGATTTACTCGTTAAGCCACAAACGAATTTTGAGCTAACGGCACAGCTATTTGAACGACTATATCATCAACAGCTCGGTTTAACGCTATCTGAAACGCTTGGACAGCTTGATTATTTAATAGATAATGAAATGATTGAAGCGAATATGCGAGACGGAGTTATTTATTATAGTAGATTATAG